TGTCGTGACATGGAAATAAACTGTTTTAAGTCAGGAGTAGAAGAGCTTCTTAACTTGAACTACAACGTTTTACGAATGGGGAGCATTGTTAAAGAACCTTTACAAGTAAATCACCCTAACTTCGTCGATTATGCCACAAGTGGAAAACGTTCGGACTTTATGGACATTTACCTGACGGCAAAATGTAAGTTTTTCGTAGGAATCCAAAGCGGCGTACAACAAGTAGCGAACGTATTTAGAGTTCCTTGCCTTCGAGTTAATGTTGTACGACTTGAAATAATTGAATATTGCTCTCCAGAAGATCAAGCTTTATTCAAACTTCACTGGTCTAAAAAAAAGAAACGATTCTTGAAAGTTAAAGAAATTGTTGAGTCAGGCATTGGTCTTTGGCCCATAGAAAGATATGCAAATTCCGACATAGAACTTATCGACAATACGGAAGATGAACTTATGGAAGCCGTCAAAGAAATGCATCACAGGGTGGAAGGAACTTGGCAGGTCCTCCCTGAAGATCTTGAACTTCAAAAAAGATATCATTCTTCTTTCAACGTTTCTAAATATAATAGCCAGTTTAAAACCCCAATAAGCTCGTACTTTCTGCGTAAATACGCAAAGGAACTACTCTAAACATGCATAAGGATAAAACAACCACTCCCATAATCCTAGTACAAGCTGCATCCAGAGCATGGAGCGGAGCACCGGACTGGTGCATGAACGAAATTGACGGCCGCCCGGTTGTAGCCATTACTATTGAGAATGGGTTGAAAGAATTTCCTAATGCGGACATTAGAATAATTGCGCCTGAATTCGATAGGGGCGGACGCTTGGATGATCTTCCGTCTATGTTTCCAGACAATACAATAAGCGTCTACTACGGATTCGATGCCAGTCCATTAGGTCGCATGATCGCGGCTCTTGAAGGTTTGGAGGATGACACTCTGGTTCTTCGTGTAGATGGTCTGCATTTTGGATGGTTACCGAAACACGGTGCCTCCATGCTGGAATCTGCTAAACAAAACAATTTGGACTGCATGAAAATGCCGGACGATTTTCCAATACAGCTCACCTCAGATGTATACAGACTGAGCGCACTGAAAAAAGTATCTGCCATGCTCAGCGAATTACCGGACGCTGGAATTTTCAAGATCCATCCAAAATTTTTCATGTTCAAAAACACTGACAATTTCAAATCAGCTCACTACACAGACTACCCCCATGTTGCAGACTCTTGGCTTAAAACATGCCGTAAAATTGCAGAGGGAGTATACGTTGAAGGTAGAATGCTGGTGGGTAAAAACGAAGGCATCAAAGCTGGCGATCAGCTAACTTTCCACTATGAACTTGCGCTTGATTTTATCACTCCGCAAGCAGAAATACTAGATTGCGCTTGCGGCCCCGGATACGGAGCGCGCATGCTAGCAGGTAAAGCAACTTCTGTTATCGCAGCTGACCTTGACGCAGAAACGGTGAAAAATGCGGCGGCAGCCAGTGAGAATCCTGACAATCTTTTTTTCCAAACAGCCGATGCAACAGCGCTCGATTTTGCAGACAACTCCTTTGATGCGGTCACAAGCTTTGAAACGGTAGAGCACGTTGATCCCGTTCCATATTTCGCGGAAATGTACCGAGTGCTACAGCCCGGAGGATTCCTTATTTTAAGTACACCGCAAAACAGCCTAGGACACATTCCGGTTAACTCTCAGCACCGCAGGGAATTTTCTATAGATGAAATTACGGAGCTTGCTTCCAGATATTTTGACATTCATAAAATTATCGGAATTAAACAGGGACGAGTCATTTTCCCAGACGACTCAAAGGGGCAAAACACTTTTATGGTCTGCCAAAAACCGGAATAAAAAATGAAAAAGATTTTAATCATGGTCGGAGCAGGACTTGAAACTATCCCAACCATAACCAGGGCTAAGCAAATGGGTATATACGTGGTAGCCACTGACCTGAACCCAGACGCGCCCGGCTTTGAACATGCAGATGAATCTATCATCGGATGCGTTTATACTCCCGAAAAAACGGTCGCTGCTCTTAAAATATGGGCGGCAAAAGGGGCCAAGCCTGATGGCGTTATGTGCGCGGCTGTTGACGCTCCCCATACAGTTGCGGCTGTCGCAAAAGAGTTTGGATTGCGCGCAGTCAGCACAGAAACTGCAGCCCTTGCCACCGATAAGCTTGCTATGAAAGATCGCTTCAAAGAAGTGGGTGTACCCATTCCTTGGTATAAAGAGATATTCAGCGCCGAAGAATTGGAGCAAATCCTTAGCGAGCGCAAAGAATCCCTTGTGATAAAGCCTGTGGACAGCCGCGGAGCCAGAGGAGTGTTACGGCTAACTTATGGGTCAGATAAAATGCCCGCCTCTGAATGGGCCTTTGAACAAGCGCAAAACGAGTCTCCCACGAAACGCGTCATGGTGGAAAGCTACCTTGATGGCCCACAGATCAGCACCGAAGGTTTTGTGGTATGTGGAAAGGCTTACACGCCCGGATTCTCAGATAGAAACTACGAATTTTTAGATAAGTTTGCGCCCCACATAATCGAAAATGGTGGAGAGCTACCGTCCTTTCTACCGGATGACATCCAAGCAGCGGTGAAAGATCTTTCCGGAAAAGCAGCGATAGCTCTTGGTGTTGATCACGGTGTCGCAAAAGGGGACATGGTCGTTCACAACGGGAAGCCATACGTTATTGAAATGGCGGCTAGACTTTCGGGTGGATATTTTTGCTCGCACGAAATACCGTGGAATACAGGAGTGGATTTTGTAGGAGTAGCAATCAAACTGGCCATGGGAGAAACGCCCGCGCCCGAAGAAATGATTCCTGAGTATCAAAAAGGGGTCGCCCAGCGCTACCTATTCCCAGAGCACGGCAAAGTTGTCGCCATTGACGGAGTAGAAGAAGCCAAAAAGATTGAAGGGCTCCGCATGGTTGAAATAAGATGTGAGATAGGCGAAACCATTCCTCCGACAACCAGCCACCCTGCCCGCGCAGGAGTAGTAATCGCAGTTGCAGATACTCGTGAGAATGCGCTTATAGCCGCCCAAAAAGCCGTCAACTGCATCAAAATAACTACAAACAAAATTTAGTCATGAAACATTTTGCGATATTTCATCTCAATCTGATGTTCTCCTCCATTCCGGTAGAAAGCAGGCCTGAAGTCATAGAACGTTGCTATTGGCCTTTATTAAGACTCATCGAAGATGAAGCTTTTCCACTTGGGATTGAAGCGTCAGCCATAACTCTTGAAATAATCCAAAAGCTTGATCCGGCATGGATCGACAAATTTAGCAGCCTGCTTAATTCCAAAAAATGTGAATTCATAGGTAGCGGATATGGGCAGGTAATCGGCCCTCTTGTTCCAGCATCTGTGAATAAAGCAAACCTTCGAATCGGCAACCAAGTATATCAAGAAATTTTAGGCCTAACTCCCGTAATTGCGCTCGTGAATGAGCAAGCATGGTCCGCGGGCCTTGTCGCTCATTACCTCGAGGCCGGATACGAAGGCGTATTCATGGATTATGACAATCCTGCCCGCTTTGCAGAAAATTGGGACGCTCGACTTCAACATTTCCCGCAACGGGCGCTAGGAGTTTTCGGGGAATCTATCCCCATTATATGGAGCCGCTCCATGATATTCCAGAAGCTGCAACGCCTCGTACATGGCGACTTGGAATTACCTGAGTACCTAGATTATATAGAGAACATGGGTACAGGCGACGGCTGGCTGCCCATTTATGGTAACGACGCAGAAATATTTGATTTCAGACCGGGGAGATACAAAACCGAAGCGGTACCAAGCGAGGAAAGCGAATGGAATCGTATTTCAAAAGCTTTTAATGCTCTGCGCGATAGGAACCATAATTTTTACTTGCCTTCTCAAGTTTTGAACGACCTTGATCACAAGCATGCAGGAAGAGAACTAGTTTTAAGTTCAGCCCAGCAGCCTGTGCCTGTAAAAAAACAGAGCAAATATAATCTAACCCGCTGGGCGGTAAGCGGAAAGAATGACTTTTTTATAAACTCGCTATGCCGCGCCATTGCCGCCATTTTGGAAAAGGCAGATCAGTCTATCGCCTCTACAGAAGAAAAATGGCAGGAGCTTTGCTTTTGCTGGTCCAGTGATTTCCGAACACATATTACGCAAGGCAGATTTAATAGTATGACTCAAAGGCTGAGCAAACTAGCAGAGTCAGTTGGAGCTTCGGTAGGAGGTCCGCAATTTGATGTTCAAGGTGACAATTCTAACCACAAGGGACGCCTTTTATCCATCGAAACACCATCGACAACAGTTACTTTAAACACGGCAAAAGGGCTGGCTATACACAAAGCCGGCTTTGCTGATCACGGTCATATCCCTTTGTTCGGAACGAAGGAACATGGCTATTTTAATGATATTGATTTGGGCGCGGACTTCTTTTCCGGTCATCTGATAATTGAGGGGCCCGGAAGTCCGAAGGAAACGGATCTTTGCAACATCGCGCCCAAGATATTGGAACTGGACGAATACACACAAATTTCATGCGGCATTGAAATTCATCAGGGACACCTTGATAAGGCCGTTAGAATCCACAAGGACAAGCCGCAGATTGATATACTTTACCGATTCAATTTTACAGCAAGACCACAAGGAATTATCAGGCTTGGACACATTACTTTAATGACCGACCAGTTAAGATCGGATGGACTGTTCTACAAAGTCGCAAATGGAGGGAAAAGCGAGACTTTCTCCTTAAAAGGGAAAACCTTTGACCATAGCAATAATGTATCTTTTTTGGTATCGTCCTCCCAAGCAACGGGAATGACCAATTCATCTTTGGTCCTTGGGGGAGAAGAAAGATCTCTCGAAATTACTCCCATAATGCGAGAACATGCATTTATTGCTATGTTAACATGCCGTCAAACGACGCCTTCTCCATTTGTGCGGGTATCCTTTTCTATGCAGGAAATGGATGAAACGTGCACTAATTCGGCATGTGGCGATGATCAATATAATTTTTCTACCGGATTCAGCATTAAGCCGAATTCAAAAACAGGCAGCGTATAAATGTTTAATGACAAATCAATTTTAGTAACTGGTGGGACAGGCTCCTTCGGTCAGAAATTTGTTGAAATGACACTAAACAAATATCATCCCAAAAGGCTTGTTATTTTCAGCAGAGATGAGCTTAAACAGCATGAAATGCAG
This window of the Maridesulfovibrio frigidus DSM 17176 genome carries:
- a CDS encoding ATP-grasp domain-containing protein codes for the protein MKKILIMVGAGLETIPTITRAKQMGIYVVATDLNPDAPGFEHADESIIGCVYTPEKTVAALKIWAAKGAKPDGVMCAAVDAPHTVAAVAKEFGLRAVSTETAALATDKLAMKDRFKEVGVPIPWYKEIFSAEELEQILSERKESLVIKPVDSRGARGVLRLTYGSDKMPASEWAFEQAQNESPTKRVMVESYLDGPQISTEGFVVCGKAYTPGFSDRNYEFLDKFAPHIIENGGELPSFLPDDIQAAVKDLSGKAAIALGVDHGVAKGDMVVHNGKPYVIEMAARLSGGYFCSHEIPWNTGVDFVGVAIKLAMGETPAPEEMIPEYQKGVAQRYLFPEHGKVVAIDGVEEAKKIEGLRMVEIRCEIGETIPPTTSHPARAGVVIAVADTRENALIAAQKAVNCIKITTNKI
- a CDS encoding glycoside hydrolase; translated protein: MKHFAIFHLNLMFSSIPVESRPEVIERCYWPLLRLIEDEAFPLGIEASAITLEIIQKLDPAWIDKFSSLLNSKKCEFIGSGYGQVIGPLVPASVNKANLRIGNQVYQEILGLTPVIALVNEQAWSAGLVAHYLEAGYEGVFMDYDNPARFAENWDARLQHFPQRALGVFGESIPIIWSRSMIFQKLQRLVHGDLELPEYLDYIENMGTGDGWLPIYGNDAEIFDFRPGRYKTEAVPSEESEWNRISKAFNALRDRNHNFYLPSQVLNDLDHKHAGRELVLSSAQQPVPVKKQSKYNLTRWAVSGKNDFFINSLCRAIAAILEKADQSIASTEEKWQELCFCWSSDFRTHITQGRFNSMTQRLSKLAESVGASVGGPQFDVQGDNSNHKGRLLSIETPSTTVTLNTAKGLAIHKAGFADHGHIPLFGTKEHGYFNDIDLGADFFSGHLIIEGPGSPKETDLCNIAPKILELDEYTQISCGIEIHQGHLDKAVRIHKDKPQIDILYRFNFTARPQGIIRLGHITLMTDQLRSDGLFYKVANGGKSETFSLKGKTFDHSNNVSFLVSSSQATGMTNSSLVLGGEERSLEITPIMREHAFIAMLTCRQTTPSPFVRVSFSMQEMDETCTNSACGDDQYNFSTGFSIKPNSKTGSV
- a CDS encoding methyltransferase domain-containing protein, yielding MHKDKTTTPIILVQAASRAWSGAPDWCMNEIDGRPVVAITIENGLKEFPNADIRIIAPEFDRGGRLDDLPSMFPDNTISVYYGFDASPLGRMIAALEGLEDDTLVLRVDGLHFGWLPKHGASMLESAKQNNLDCMKMPDDFPIQLTSDVYRLSALKKVSAMLSELPDAGIFKIHPKFFMFKNTDNFKSAHYTDYPHVADSWLKTCRKIAEGVYVEGRMLVGKNEGIKAGDQLTFHYELALDFITPQAEILDCACGPGYGARMLAGKATSVIAADLDAETVKNAAAASENPDNLFFQTADATALDFADNSFDAVTSFETVEHVDPVPYFAEMYRVLQPGGFLILSTPQNSLGHIPVNSQHRREFSIDEITELASRYFDIHKIIGIKQGRVIFPDDSKGQNTFMVCQKPE